From a region of the Cucumis sativus cultivar 9930 chromosome 6, Cucumber_9930_V3, whole genome shotgun sequence genome:
- the LOC101215452 gene encoding probable UDP-N-acetylglucosamine--peptide N-acetylglucosaminyltransferase SPINDLY, producing the protein MERTEKDDSSGKEIVPVRENGFLQGSQSSSQSSSSLVSIDSAEKKVEGKDGLFFANILRSRNKFSDALVLYEKVLEKDGDNLEAHIGKGICLQMQNMIKPAFESFAEAIRLDPQNACAFTHCGILYKEEGRLVEAAESYQKALRVDPSYRPAAECLAVVLTDLGTSLKLSGNSQDGIQKYYEALKIDPHYAPAYYNLGVVYSEMMQYDTALNCYEKAAFERPMYAEAYCNMGVIYKNRGDLESAIACYERCLAVSPNFEIAKNNMAIALTDLGTKVKLEGDINQGVAYYKRALYYNWHYADAMYNLGVAYGEMLKFDTAIVFYELAFHFNPHCAEACNNLGVIYKDQDNLDKAVECYQLALSIKPNFSQSLNNLGVVYTVQGKMDAAASMIEKAILANPTYAEAYNNLGVLHRDAGNIEMAVDAYERCLKIDPDSRNAGQNRLLAMNYTDEGHEDKLYEAHRDWGRRFMRLYPQYTSWDNPKDPERPLVIGYVSPDYFTHSVSYFVEAPLVHHDYANYKVVVYSAVVKADAKTIRFRDKVLKQGGVWRDIYGIDEKKVASMVREDKVDILVELTGHTANNKLGMMACRPAPVQVTWIGYPNTTGLPTIDYRITDALTDPPNTKQKHVEELVRLPECFLCYTPSPEAGSVSSAPALSNGFITFGSFNNLAKITPKVLEVWARILCAIPNSRLVVKCKPFCCDSVRQRFLSTLEQLGLESQRVDLLPLILLNHDHMQAYSLMDISLDTFPYAGTTTTCESLYMGVPCVTMAGSVHAHNVGVSLLSKVGLGHLVAKNEEEYVKLALQLASDVTALSNLRMSLRNLMSKSPVCDGPNFILGLESTYRKMWHRYCKGDVPSLRRMEIVQQRELTEETITTTDSNITALKESPASTQSNGHCPVSLDVLDRSPCGENGDPLPPTKKPGKLN; encoded by the exons ATGGAGAGGACTGAAAAAGACGACAGCAGTGGAAAGGAGATAGTCCCTGTGAGAGAAAATGGTTTCTTGCAAGGATCACAGTCTTCCTCCCAATCGAGTTCATCTCTTGTGAGTATTGATTCAGCtgagaagaaggttgaaggaaAGGATGGTCTCTTCTTTGCCAACATTCTTCGGtcaagaaacaaattttcagATGCTCTTGTCCTATACGAGAAAGTATTAGAGAAAGATGGTGATAACTTGGAAGCTCATATTGGCAAAGGAATATGCCTTCAAATGCAGAACATGATCAAGCCTGCGTTTGAAAGTTTTGCAGAAGCCATCAGGTTGGATCCACAAAATGCTTGCGCCTTCACGCATTGTGGTATTCTATACAAGGAGGAAGGTCGTCTCGTGGAGGCTGCTGAG TCGTATCAAAAGGCTTTGAGAGTAGACCCTTCGTACAGACCAGCTGCTGAATGCCTAGCAGTTGTTTTGACTGATCTTGGGACCAGCTTAAAGCTTAGTGGTAACAGTCAAGATGGAATTCAGAAGTACTATGAAGCCCTCAAGATAGATCCACACTATGCT CCTGCATATTATAATCTTGGGGTTGTCTATTCTGAGATGATGCAATATGACACAGCCCTTAATTGCTATGAGAAGGCTGCATTTGAGAGACCCATGTATGCTGAAGCATACTGCAACATGGGcgtaatatataaaaatcgTGGAGACTTAGAGTCAGCTATTGCCTGTTATGAGAG GTGTCTAGCCGTTTCACCAAATTTTGAGATTGCAAAGAACAATATGGCAATTGCCTTGACAGATTTAGGAACAAAG gtTAAACTGGAAGGAGATATAAACCAGGGTGTAGCATATTATAAGAGAGCTCTGTATTACAATTGGCATTATGCGGATGCTATGTACAATCTTGGGGTTGCATATGGTGAAATGCTTAAGTTTGACACG GCTATTGTCTTCTATGAGCTAGCTTTCCATTTCAACCCTCATTGTGCGGAGGCATGTAATAATTTAGGGGTTATATATAAGGATCAGGACAACCTGGACAAAGCTGTAGAATGTTATCAG ctTGCGTTATCAATAAAGCCCAACTTTTCTCAGTCATTGAACAATCTTGGTGTTGTCTACACGGTCCAG GGGAAAATGGATGCTGCAGCAAGCATGATTGAAAAAGCTATCCTTGCCAATCCAACTTATGCAGAAGCTTACAATAACTTAG GTGTTTTGCATAGGGATGCTGGGAATATTGAAATGGCAGTTGATGCATATGAGCGTTGCCTTAAAATTGACCCCGACTCCCGGAATGCTGGCCAG AACCGATTGCTTGCGATGAACTACACTGATGAAGGGCATGAAGATAAACTTTATGAGGCTCACAG GGATTGGGGCAGGCGATTTATGAGGCTGTATCCACAGTATACATCATGGGATAACCCTAAAGATCCAGAGCGTCCACTTGTTATTGGCTATGTGTCTCCCGATTATTTTACTCATTCAGTGTCGTATTTCGTTGAAGCCCCTTTAGTTCATCATGATTATGCAAACTACAAAGTTGTTGTCTATTCAGCTGTTGTGAAG GCAGATGCAAAAACTATTAGGTTTCGGGACAAAGTCTTAAAACAAGGTGGGGTTTGGAGGGATAtatatggaattgatgaaaaaaagGTTGCAAGCATGGTCAGGGAAGACAAAGTTGATATCTTGGTGGAGCTTACTGGCCACACAGCTAATAACAAGTTGGGAATGATGGCATGTAGACCTGCCCCTGTGCAG GTAACCTGGATTGGCTACCCAAACACTACTGGCTTGCCCACTATTGATTACCGGATTACAGATGCACTGACAGATCCTCCCAATACAAAACAGAA GCATGTTGAGGAGTTAGTTAGGTTGCCAGAATGCTTCCTTTGCTATACACCTTCTCCTGAGGCTGGTTCTGTGTCCAGTGCTCCAGCCCTTTCTAATGGCTTCATCACATTTGGTAGCTTCAATAATCTTGCAAAG ATAACGCCTAAAGTTCTAGAAGTTTGGGCAAGGATTCTATGCGCCATACCAAATTCTAGACTTGTGGTGAAGTGTAAGCCTTTCTGTTGTGATAGTGTGAGGCAAAGATTTCTTTCAACCTTGGAACAGCTTGGTTTAGAATCGCAACGGGttgatcttcttcctcttattCTTCTGAACCATGACCATATGCAGGCCTACTCCTTAATGGATATAAG TTTGGATACCTTTCCATATGCTGGTACCACAACTACGTGTGAATCGTTGTATATGGGAGTTCCATGTGTAACAATGGCTGGATCTGTTCATGCTCACAATGTTGGTGTTAGTCTTCTCAGCAAAGTTG GTCTAGGACACCTTGTTGCTAAAAATGAGGAAGAATATGTAAAGTTGGCATTGCAGCTAGCATCTGATGTAACTGCACTTTCTAATTTAAGAATGAGTCTTCGGAATCTTATGTCCAAGTCTCCCGTTTGTGATGGGCCAAATTTCATCCTTGGTTTGGAGTCCACATATCGTAAAATGTGGCATAGGTACTGTAAAGGAGATGTTCCATCATTGAGGCGCATGGAGATCGTACAACAGCGAGAACTTACAGAAGAGACGATTACAACAACGGATTCAAACATTACTGCCTTGAAGGAGAGCCCGGCATCTACTCAATCCAATGGACATTGTCCTGTTTCCTTGGATGTCCTCGATCGTTCCCCTTGTGGAGAAAATGGCGATCCATTGCCTCCAACCAAAAAACCAGGCAAGCTCAATTGA
- the LOC101215682 gene encoding casparian strip membrane protein 1, whose protein sequence is MKTGESTSIDIAPETNNSGPIGKKKSTTPLLAAPVPVTDRGTHRMKRGLSIFDFVLRIGVLASALAAAATMGTSDQTLPFFTQFFQFEASYDDLPTFQFFVVAMAVVAGYVVLSIPFSIVCIIRPHAAGPRVLLLILDSVALTLNTAAAGAAAAVVSLAHSGNSSTNWLAVCNQFGDFCQQASGAVVGSFAAVLLFLLLILFSALSLKNSH, encoded by the exons ATGAAGACCGGCGAATCCACCTCCATTGACATTGCCCCCGAGACCAACAACAGTGGCCCAATTGGTAAGAAGAAGAGCACGACTCCGTTGCTAGCCGCCCCGGTGCCGGTGACGGACAGGGGAACCCACCGAATGAAACGTGGGCTTTCGATATTTGACTTCGTTCTGAGAATCGGTGTTCTTGCGTCGGCGTTGGCGGCCGCTGCCACCATGGGTACTAGTGACCAAACGTTGCCGTTTTTTACTCAGTTCTTCCAGTTCGAGGCCAGCTACGATGACTTGCCTACTTTCCA gTTTTTTGTGGTCGCAATGGCGGTAGTCGCAGGATACGTGGTTTTGTCAATTCCATTCTCAATTGTGTGTATTATTCGTCCCCATGCTGCTGGTCCTCGCGTTCTCTTGTTGATTCTAGACTCG GTGGCTTTGACTTTGAACACAGCAGCAGCAGGGGCAGCAGCAGCAGTGGTATCGCTAGCACACAGTGGGAATTCAAGCACAAATTGGTTAGCAGTATGCAACCAATTTGGTGATTTTTGTCAACAAGCAAGTGGCGCTGTGGTTGGCTCTTTTGCTGCTGTCTTGCTCTTTCTTTTACTCATCTTGTTCTCTGCTTTGTCTCTCAAAAATAGCCATTGA